Proteins co-encoded in one Terriglobia bacterium genomic window:
- a CDS encoding S41 family peptidase: MHTTRERDRILLLAGLLLLVPTLLRPQEAPPNDPATQESLKFAQIYSLVQENYVDSIDPDHAIFDGAIRNMLDTLDPFSAFFDRQQFKQLQEQTSGEAIGFGSILYVKPGKVLVLQAAEGSPSWRAGLGPGDEIMAVNGERVSQLDFQSLIQLLQRSRSHPVTLGILHPGKDQPQEVRLVPKEVEMPTVDSVFEFQDRQIGYVHVSGFDAKTTQEVQDAIAKLGGAKLKGLLFDLRNNHGGVVATAAGVASLFLQPGMPILTMRGRGVPEKSYSTMPMPVRYTMPMVVLINGETASAAELLTAALEEHDRAVVAGENSYGKGVVENVMPLSDDTGLALTVAQYFTPSGRSIQRRLPGTMLAEAESGIGKSKDFRTDDGRPLSAGGGITPDVPIPPRALDPWAVFLDQRGLFTDFASQYITYHTDLKKTFEPGSDVMTEFQSFLSSRRVRTPPEYWANDQDYLKLRIRQEVFSLVFGLESANEVEIRGDPQVQKALGLFPKVPEILKAPLPAGTTHIKRVADKVNRQKSKERAGNSK, from the coding sequence TTGCACACGACGCGCGAACGAGACCGAATTCTACTTCTGGCAGGATTGCTGCTCCTGGTTCCGACCCTATTGCGTCCGCAGGAAGCTCCTCCCAATGACCCCGCCACCCAGGAAAGCCTGAAGTTCGCGCAAATCTACAGCCTCGTGCAGGAGAATTACGTCGATTCCATTGACCCCGACCATGCCATTTTCGATGGCGCAATTCGCAACATGCTCGACACGCTGGATCCCTTCTCGGCTTTTTTTGATCGGCAGCAATTCAAACAATTGCAGGAACAGACGAGCGGCGAAGCGATAGGCTTCGGTTCGATTCTCTACGTCAAGCCAGGGAAGGTCCTGGTGCTGCAGGCGGCCGAGGGATCGCCATCCTGGAGAGCGGGGCTTGGGCCCGGCGATGAAATCATGGCGGTCAACGGAGAGAGAGTATCGCAGCTTGATTTCCAGTCGCTCATCCAACTGTTGCAGCGCTCCCGCTCCCATCCTGTAACGCTGGGAATACTGCATCCGGGCAAAGACCAGCCTCAGGAGGTTCGCCTGGTGCCGAAAGAAGTCGAGATGCCCACGGTCGATAGCGTTTTCGAGTTTCAGGACCGGCAGATCGGATATGTGCACGTTTCTGGTTTCGATGCCAAGACGACCCAGGAGGTCCAGGACGCGATTGCAAAGCTGGGCGGAGCAAAGCTAAAAGGACTTCTCTTCGACCTTCGGAACAATCATGGAGGGGTGGTTGCAACAGCGGCCGGCGTGGCCAGCCTTTTCCTGCAGCCCGGAATGCCCATCCTCACCATGCGGGGCCGCGGCGTGCCTGAAAAGTCATACAGCACAATGCCCATGCCGGTCCGTTACACCATGCCCATGGTGGTACTGATCAACGGCGAGACGGCCAGTGCCGCGGAACTACTGACGGCAGCGCTTGAAGAACACGACCGGGCCGTGGTGGCGGGAGAGAATTCCTACGGCAAGGGCGTGGTTGAAAACGTAATGCCGCTTTCTGACGACACAGGACTGGCGCTGACGGTTGCCCAATACTTCACGCCCAGCGGACGCTCCATCCAGCGTCGCCTGCCCGGAACCATGCTGGCTGAAGCAGAATCAGGCATTGGCAAGAGCAAAGATTTCCGCACCGATGATGGCAGGCCGCTTTCCGCCGGCGGAGGAATAACTCCCGACGTCCCTATTCCCCCCCGAGCCCTCGACCCTTGGGCTGTTTTCCTCGACCAACGTGGCCTTTTTACTGACTTCGCTTCTCAATACATCACATACCACACAGACCTGAAAAAAACCTTCGAGCCTGGCTCCGACGTGATGACGGAGTTCCAGAGTTTCCTGTCGAGCCGCCGGGTCCGGACGCCGCCCGAGTATTGGGCGAATGACCAGGATTACCTGAAACTCAGAATAAGGCAGGAAGTTTTCAGCCTGGTTTTCGGGCTGGAATCAGCAAACGAGGTGGAAATCAGGGGTGATCCACAGGTGCAGAAGGCGCTAGGGCTGTTCCCCAAAGTCCCTGAAATCCTCAAGGCGCCTCTGCCGGCGGGAACAACCCACATCAAGCGCGTGGCGGACAAGGTCAACCGACAAAAGAGCAAAGAGCGCGCCGGGAACTCGAAATAG
- a CDS encoding acyl-CoA thioesterase — protein MRKQKRKRNGKTVSESRVEMVEVVLPNDANPLGNILGGKVMHLIDIAGAIAAQRHARTVVVTVAVDNLDFLHPIRVGQLIILRAQVTRAFRTSVEVAVKVYLEDSLTGERRQTSSAFVTYVALDAGGQVVKVPAVIPVTPEEKHEYRESLIRRRHRLEAAARAHRRYLENH, from the coding sequence TTGCGGAAACAGAAGCGGAAGCGGAACGGGAAGACGGTCAGCGAGTCCCGGGTTGAAATGGTGGAAGTCGTGCTGCCGAACGATGCCAACCCACTGGGCAACATCCTGGGCGGCAAAGTGATGCACCTGATTGACATTGCAGGAGCGATCGCCGCTCAACGCCATGCGCGCACAGTGGTGGTGACGGTTGCGGTGGACAATCTGGACTTTCTCCACCCCATCCGGGTTGGACAACTCATCATCTTGCGCGCCCAGGTGACGCGGGCTTTCCGGACCTCGGTTGAGGTGGCGGTAAAAGTTTATCTTGAAGATTCTCTCACCGGTGAGCGTCGCCAGACGAGCTCCGCCTTTGTGACTTATGTCGCCCTTGACGCTGGCGGGCAGGTGGTCAAAGTGCCTGCGGTGATTCCAGTTACGCCGGAAGAGAAACATGAGTATCGCGAATCGCTAATCAGGCGTCGCCATCGCCTCGAAGCGGCAGCACGCGCACACCGCCGCTACCTTGAAAACCATTAG
- a CDS encoding HAD family phosphatase produces the protein MAEITALFWDIGGVVLTNGWDRRCRERAAHKFGLDWEDFEDRHELIVGRFETGKLTLDRYLDRTVFYRPRNFDKELFKVYMFDQSKPIDGTLGVVERIVRSRRYLLATLNNESRELNHHRIEHFELRKYFSLFMSSCFLGVKKPEDEMFRLALDLTQREPEECLFIDDRGLNVECAARLRLQTLHFRNAAQLEKDLRGLGLEF, from the coding sequence ATGGCAGAAATTACAGCTTTGTTCTGGGACATCGGGGGCGTAGTACTGACCAACGGGTGGGACCGGCGCTGCCGCGAACGCGCGGCACACAAATTCGGATTGGACTGGGAGGATTTTGAGGACCGGCACGAATTGATTGTGGGTCGCTTTGAAACCGGCAAGCTGACACTCGACCGTTACCTCGATCGCACGGTCTTTTACCGCCCGCGGAATTTCGATAAAGAACTTTTTAAGGTCTACATGTTTGACCAGTCAAAGCCGATTGACGGAACGCTTGGCGTAGTGGAGCGCATTGTCCGTTCACGGCGTTACCTGCTGGCAACCCTGAACAATGAGTCGCGGGAACTCAACCATCATCGGATCGAGCATTTCGAATTGCGCAAGTATTTCAGCCTGTTCATGAGTTCCTGCTTCCTGGGGGTCAAGAAGCCGGAGGATGAAATGTTCCGTCTGGCACTCGACCTGACCCAGCGTGAGCCGGAAGAGTGCCTCTTTATTGATGACCGCGGGTTAAATGTCGAATGCGCGGCGCGCTTGCGGCTGCAGACTTTACACTTCAGGAATGCGGCGCAGTTGGAAAAAGATTTGCGCGGGCTTGGCCTCGAGTTCTGA
- a CDS encoding RidA family protein, which translates to MKNKRTKIFSGTPWEPKVGYARAVQVGDTVYVSGTTATDPSGKILAPGDAYAQTVQASRNIENALKRLGLSLENVVRTRVYLTDMDRWEEVAKGHAECFGEVHPATSFVGVSRLVDPEMLVEIEALAVA; encoded by the coding sequence ATGAAGAACAAGCGCACTAAAATATTCTCCGGGACCCCCTGGGAACCCAAGGTTGGATATGCCCGCGCCGTGCAGGTGGGCGATACCGTTTACGTTTCGGGAACGACTGCGACCGATCCTTCCGGGAAGATCCTGGCTCCCGGTGATGCTTATGCGCAGACCGTGCAAGCTTCGCGGAACATCGAAAACGCCTTGAAGCGCCTTGGCCTGAGCCTGGAAAACGTAGTCAGGACCCGGGTTTACCTCACCGATATGGACCGCTGGGAAGAAGTCGCCAAGGGACACGCGGAATGCTTCGGCGAGGTCCACCCCGCCACGAGCTTTGTCGGCGTCAGTCGCCTGGTTGACCCGGAAATGCTGGTGGAGATTGAAGCCCTGGCCGTCGCATAA
- a CDS encoding response regulator, with product MPAIILAVVDDIFFLAKIQQAARRLGDVTVEPAAPDTLQEKLAGNTAHALVVDLNHSSGKAIDVLEKIRDHPSTRSIPVVAFVSHVQTDLIQAARVAGCERVMARSAFSQQLPVLLRELSKADND from the coding sequence GTGCCTGCCATAATTCTGGCTGTAGTTGATGACATTTTCTTCCTTGCGAAAATACAGCAGGCCGCCCGGCGCCTGGGCGACGTGACGGTTGAGCCTGCGGCGCCGGATACGCTCCAGGAAAAACTTGCGGGCAACACCGCGCACGCCCTTGTAGTGGACCTGAACCACAGCTCCGGAAAAGCCATCGATGTATTGGAAAAAATCAGGGACCATCCTTCCACTCGCTCCATTCCCGTTGTCGCATTTGTTTCTCACGTCCAAACGGACCTCATCCAGGCGGCTCGCGTCGCGGGATGCGAGCGTGTGATGGCAAGGTCAGCCTTCAGCCAGCAACTGCCCGTGCTTCTGCGCGAACTGTCAAAAGCAGACAACGACTGA
- a CDS encoding HEAT repeat domain-containing protein, producing MKRRAIFLSQILVLAALAGAVPYGAAAPQTSASPSAQAAAPSKPVTGSDLDDLRNSSPKVRAKAAQEIGETGDPSAVPALISALNDSSPSVRKQVVVALASIRVTRSLQGLIQATSDNDSEVRWLAVKGIEGYYTGETPRTGFLGYMERQYRSAKRTFLGSPIRITPGTAVDPRAVSALDRVMMDSHQPRAAQEATAALGILLARQAVPDLVITAHSPSENLAREALNSLAKIQDVSAGPKLVDLLSSSNRNIQRDAAVTVGILRTRAAVPRLQALYANGPDKETRQKALEGLAYIGDPVSVPIFLKALYDKDASIRVNAAAGLARAKDPKALPDLMRSAPAEKNAEARLAMEFAITSLGRNDYVSSIVESLDSGEADSARAYLVELAQDSGFLKQLYPYMNSRNAQVRQQLCNVLMYAGDDTSIPQLQQLSRDGNSDVAAAALRALSAVRSRAGTPTAAAAN from the coding sequence GTGAAACGAAGAGCAATATTCCTGTCACAAATCCTGGTGCTGGCGGCATTGGCCGGTGCGGTCCCATATGGGGCTGCAGCGCCGCAAACCTCCGCAAGTCCAAGCGCTCAGGCGGCTGCGCCCTCGAAGCCGGTGACCGGATCGGACCTTGATGACCTCAGGAATTCGAGCCCGAAAGTCAGGGCCAAGGCCGCGCAGGAAATCGGCGAAACCGGAGATCCCTCCGCAGTCCCTGCTCTCATCTCTGCGCTCAATGATTCCAGCCCCAGCGTTCGAAAGCAGGTGGTGGTGGCGTTGGCGTCCATCCGCGTTACGCGGTCGCTCCAGGGACTGATCCAGGCCACCAGTGACAACGACTCGGAAGTCCGCTGGCTTGCAGTCAAGGGCATCGAAGGCTATTACACGGGCGAAACTCCCCGGACTGGCTTCCTCGGCTACATGGAACGGCAGTATCGCAGCGCCAAAAGAACATTCCTGGGCAGCCCCATCCGGATCACTCCGGGGACAGCGGTTGACCCCAGGGCCGTTTCGGCTCTGGATCGGGTGATGATGGACAGCCATCAGCCCCGCGCTGCGCAGGAGGCCACGGCAGCGCTCGGAATTCTGCTGGCCCGGCAGGCTGTCCCTGACCTGGTGATCACGGCGCACTCCCCATCTGAAAACCTTGCCCGCGAAGCCTTAAACTCGCTGGCGAAAATCCAGGATGTTTCCGCCGGCCCAAAGCTGGTTGATCTGCTGAGTTCATCCAACAGGAATATCCAGCGGGATGCCGCCGTAACGGTTGGAATCCTGCGTACGCGCGCGGCGGTCCCAAGACTCCAGGCCCTTTATGCAAACGGCCCGGACAAGGAGACGCGTCAGAAGGCGCTCGAGGGGCTGGCTTACATCGGAGACCCCGTGTCTGTGCCGATCTTTCTGAAAGCCCTTTACGACAAGGACGCTTCCATCCGGGTGAATGCGGCGGCGGGGCTGGCCCGCGCCAAAGACCCGAAGGCCCTCCCGGACCTCATGCGCAGCGCGCCCGCAGAAAAAAATGCGGAGGCCCGGCTGGCCATGGAATTTGCCATCACCAGCCTGGGACGAAATGATTACGTCAGTTCGATCGTCGAATCGCTGGACTCCGGAGAAGCAGACTCGGCGCGGGCCTACCTGGTGGAACTGGCTCAAGACTCCGGTTTCCTCAAGCAACTTTATCCTTACATGAACAGCCGCAACGCGCAGGTCCGGCAACAGCTTTGCAACGTGCTGATGTACGCCGGGGATGATACCAGCATTCCCCAGCTCCAACAGCTTTCACGCGACGGCAACTCCGACGTAGCCGCTGCAGCCCTGCGTGCATTGAGCGCTGTCCGCTCGCGTGCCGGAACTCCAACCGCGGCCGCCGCAAACTGA
- a CDS encoding Ig domain-containing protein yields MKPRNLILSLAVLVAAGPFSNARAQKPRGPIHITSVAHAVSHPPDSSGAASNNKNFGPARVIPLRRPDHTGLETNGGGEGGPAAPSIGNWTDADVQTTYGPSQLTVSNVFGGVNFTGQIPPDENLSVGINTTGANPATQIVDVVNTSYTIFTASGQGIKSGYLNGLFAGLTSSMCSSVNGGDPIALFDKLDGRWIISQLAYNSTFTDNHLCLAISQTSDATGAYNAYDFSFGSNLPDYPKLAVWPDGIYFSANIYASNGSTLQFQGAQACSFPRGYVTNPPTSGQITFSCSPGNDAGIYNILPADLENLPGTASLPTGPDYYMQYVDNVGPGTGNDLRIYQLDANAGSLNVVNDLTVNDFHDACGGGTCVPQEGATQQLDSLGDRLMYRLSFRSYSDHDQMVANHSVQINSSDNQTGVRWYIIRRDQGGAFYVNKESTYSPDVSTYRWMGSIAQNKNGDLGLGYSVSGVTTFPGIAVTGLKNGADTLMEQEQRMYHGTDQSYQGTYSRWGDYSSISVDPTDDCSFWYTNEYVKPPVLSFDFLWNTVIGKISFGDCSVPSFIITTGALPGGTVNTAYSATLTATGGTGSYTWSISAGSLPAGLTLNTSTGAITGTPTTAGTSNFTAKVTDSNSQTATQNLSITVNAALSITTTSLPGGTVGTAYSSTLAATGGTGSYTWSISAGSLPAGLTLNTSTGAITG; encoded by the coding sequence ATGAAACCTCGAAATCTGATTCTCTCGCTGGCCGTACTGGTTGCGGCTGGACCGTTTTCAAATGCAAGAGCCCAAAAGCCGCGAGGTCCGATCCATATAACCTCGGTCGCGCACGCTGTTTCTCATCCCCCGGATTCGTCCGGAGCGGCCAGCAACAACAAGAATTTCGGACCAGCTCGTGTAATTCCTTTGCGGCGTCCAGACCACACGGGACTGGAAACCAATGGAGGGGGTGAAGGAGGTCCAGCGGCCCCCAGCATCGGCAATTGGACTGACGCCGACGTACAGACGACCTACGGTCCTTCTCAATTAACCGTGAGCAACGTTTTCGGCGGCGTCAACTTTACCGGCCAGATTCCACCCGATGAGAATCTTTCTGTGGGGATCAACACAACGGGGGCAAACCCCGCGACTCAAATTGTGGATGTCGTCAACACGTCGTATACGATCTTCACCGCTTCAGGCCAGGGGATCAAGAGCGGGTATCTGAACGGCCTTTTTGCAGGCCTGACAAGCAGTATGTGCTCCTCCGTGAACGGCGGCGACCCGATTGCCCTCTTCGACAAGCTCGACGGGCGCTGGATCATCAGCCAGCTCGCTTACAATTCCACTTTTACCGATAACCACCTTTGTCTCGCCATCTCACAAACCTCGGACGCTACCGGCGCCTATAACGCTTACGATTTTTCATTCGGGTCAAACCTGCCTGACTACCCAAAGCTCGCCGTCTGGCCTGACGGAATCTACTTCTCAGCAAATATTTACGCCAGCAACGGCAGCACCCTTCAGTTTCAGGGCGCCCAGGCCTGCAGCTTTCCACGCGGCTACGTGACGAATCCGCCGACCAGCGGGCAGATAACTTTCAGTTGCTCCCCGGGAAACGACGCAGGTATCTATAACATCCTGCCGGCAGACCTTGAAAACCTGCCGGGCACTGCTTCTCTGCCGACTGGCCCGGACTATTACATGCAGTATGTGGATAACGTCGGCCCCGGCACGGGCAATGACCTCAGGATTTATCAGTTAGACGCAAATGCTGGCTCGCTCAACGTCGTGAACGACCTGACGGTGAATGATTTTCATGATGCATGCGGCGGAGGCACCTGCGTTCCCCAGGAAGGCGCCACCCAGCAACTTGATTCGCTGGGCGATAGGCTGATGTACCGCCTCTCCTTCCGTTCATATAGCGACCATGACCAGATGGTCGCCAACCATTCAGTGCAGATCAATTCCAGCGACAATCAGACGGGCGTCCGCTGGTATATCATCCGGCGAGACCAGGGCGGAGCATTCTATGTTAACAAGGAAAGTACCTACAGCCCGGACGTCAGCACCTATCGATGGATGGGCAGCATTGCCCAGAACAAGAATGGCGATTTAGGCCTTGGCTACAGCGTTTCGGGCGTTACCACCTTTCCAGGTATTGCCGTCACTGGGCTGAAGAATGGCGCGGATACGCTGATGGAGCAGGAACAGCGAATGTACCACGGCACTGACCAGAGTTATCAGGGAACTTACAGCCGCTGGGGCGACTACTCCAGTATCAGCGTGGACCCGACCGATGATTGCAGCTTCTGGTACACCAACGAGTACGTCAAGCCGCCCGTACTGAGTTTTGATTTTCTCTGGAATACCGTCATTGGGAAAATCAGTTTTGGGGACTGCTCAGTACCAAGTTTCATCATCACCACAGGTGCTTTGCCAGGGGGAACGGTGAACACGGCCTACAGCGCCACGCTCACAGCCACGGGCGGCACGGGTTCCTATACCTGGTCGATCAGCGCTGGCAGTCTGCCGGCAGGGTTGACCCTGAATACCTCGACGGGCGCCATCACCGGCACGCCCACCACCGCAGGCACCAGCAACTTTACCGCCAAGGTGACTGACTCGAATTCCCAGACTGCCACTCAGAACCTGAGCATCACAGTCAATGCCGCGCTGTCGATAACGACGACTTCCTTGCCCGGCGGCACCGTGGGGACGGCCTACAGCTCGACGCTTGCGGCCACGGGCGGCACGGGTTCCTATACCTGGTCGATCAGCGCTGGCAGTCTGCCGGCAGGGTTGACCCTGAATACCTCGACGGGCGCCATCACCGGC